GGCGCTGTCCGCCAGCCGCTGGGCCTGCTGCCAGGGGAAGAGCCGGTCCTGCCGGCCGAAGACCACCAGCAGCGGGGCGGTGATCCGCTCGGCGTGACCGGCCAGGTCCAGGCCGAGCGCCAGGTCGCGGGCCTCCTTGGCGGAGCCGGAGCGGGACCGGACCCGGAAGGCGTCCTGGGTCAGCGGCGGTAGCCCCTCCCAGCATTCGCCGAGGTTGAACGGCCCGGCCAGGGCGACGCAGGCGCGGATCCGGCGCCCGGCGGCGGCCGCGACCCGAGGGGCGTAGTACCCGCCCAGGCTGACCCCCCAGACCGCGAGCCGGCGCGGGTCCACCCCCGGCTGGGCGGCCAGCGCGTCCAGCATCGCGGTGCCGGGCGCGGACCAGTCGGCGCGGATCGGCAGGTCGTACTCGGCCTCGCCCTGGCCCGGTCCGTCCACGCTGAAGGTGGCCACCCCGCGCTCCAGGAAGGCCTGTTCGACCAGGTGCTGCTCCTCCTTTGCCGAGTCCAGGCCGGAGAGCAGCAGGACCGCGCCGTGGTGCGGGCCCTCGCCGCCCGCTCCGCGCGGCAGCCGCAGGATGCCGGCCATCCTGCCGCCCTCGAAGGGGATCTCCACCCGACGGCCGGGCGGGTCCAGGTACGGCAGGGCGTCGTTACGGCAGGCCACCGCGCGGCGGTGGGCCGCCCGCAGCTGGTCCGGGTCCTGTACGAAGAGGAACTTGGCGAAGTGGTAGTAGACCGCGGCCCGGGAGAGGTGCTGACCCGCCGTCAGGGCGTGCCCGGCGGCCAGGGCCTCGCGGCCGAGCCGCTCGTGCTCGGCGGCCGCCTCGCACCAGGCGGCGCACCAGTCCGACCAGTTCCGGAGGTCGCGGGTGACCCGCTCGAAGTCGGAGACGGTCACGCCGTTGGTGGTGAATCGCGGCGCCCAGTTGGCCAGGGCGGAGGCTACTCGATCGTCCATACTCGCTCGTCCCATGACAGAGCACCGGCTTCCGGGTGGTCGTCGGGCAGTCGATCGTGCAAACGAGTGCAGAGTCACCGATCCCATCGGAGCTGTCAAGGCTCCTGGTCGTCAGTGCCGGGCGGCGGCCTCGCGGGCGGCGGTCAGATACCGCTCCACGGTCTCCAGCTCCGCCGGCGTGAACTCCGCTGCCGCGTCCACCAGTCCGCCGATCAGCGGGCCGAAGAAGGACCAGCCCAGCTCCTCGGCCCGCTCCTCGACCGAGAGGAGGACCCGCCGCCGGTCGGCCCGGTCGCGGGTGCGGGACACCAGGCCGAGCCGCTCCAGCCGGTCGAGCAGCGCGGTGACGCCCGCCGAGTTGAGCCGCAGCGCGGCACCGAGCCGCCCGGGGGTGGCGACCGTGCCGGCCCGGCCCGCGTCCATCAGGAAGATCAGCGCCCGCAGGTCGGTGGGGTGGAGGCCGTTGCGGGCCGCGAACTCGGCGCCGCGCAGGTCGAACTCCACGGTGACTGCGCGGAGGAGGTGCACCAGCCGCATGGCGGGCTTGAGGTCTTCACTCACTCGGCTAGTATCTCGCTCAGCGAGAGATCTGGTCAATCCGATCCAGGGGGTAGCCATGGCCGCAGCGCCCGGCGCACCGGACTTCTTCACCGCCTACGAGGCACTCCTCGCCCGCTGGCCCGCCGGCACCCGCGAGCTCGACGTGCCGACGCCGTACGGAAGCACCCGGGTGCACGCCTACGGGCCCGAGTCCGCCCCGCCACTGCTCCTCCTCCACGGCGGTGGCGCCACCGGAGGCGTCTGGTACCGGAACGCCCGCGCGCTGGGGGAGCGGTACCGGGTGCTGGCCGTCGACGTCCTCGGCGACGCCGGGCGCAGCGTCCGCTCCGGCCGCCCGCTGCGCCGCACCCCCGATCTGATGGGCTGGCTGGACGCGCTGCTCGACGGCCTGGAGCTGTCCGGCGCGCATCTTCTCGGCCACTCCTACGGCGGCTGGATCGCCCTGAACTACGCCCTCCACGCGCCCCGGAGGGTGAACCGGCTGGTGCTGCTCGATCCGACGCAGTGCTTCGCCGGCTACCGCCCGGCCTTCCTCCTCCGCTCGCTGCCCGCACTGCTGCGCCCCAGCACGGCGAGGGCACTCGCCCTGGTCGACCACGAGACCGCCGAGACCGCCGGCACCGAGACCGCCGGCACCGAGACCACCGGCACCCAGCCCGACCCGGACGCCAGGCGGGTCTACGCCCTGGCGGCCGCCGGCTTCCCGGACCGCCGCCTGGTGGTCGGCCGCCGCCCGGACCCCTCCCGGCTGAGCGTCCCACTGCTGGTCCTGCTGGCCGGCCGGAGCGGGGTGCACGACGTGGCGAAGGTCACCGCCCGGGCCCGAGCGGCCGTCCCGGACGCCGAGATCGAGACCCTCCCCGGGCTCGCCCACTTCTCGCTGCCGACCGCCCTGCCGGACCGCGCCCACCGGCGGATCGCGGACTTCCTCGGCGGAGTACGCGCCGGAGATGGAGATCACGTGCCGGTTGCGGAGTGACGCCTCCCAGCGGCCGGCGGGGAACTGACGGTTCGTTAAAGTAGGTGTCGATCAACGGCGTTCAGCGTGGAAAGGCTGGTCCCGAGATGGCCGAGACACCGAGGTGGATGCTGCCGGCGGACCATCAGCGGTCGCTCCAGGCCGAGCAGGCGGTGCCCGCCCCGCCGGTGGACCTGCGGACCGACCAGCCGCACTCCGCCCGGGTCTACGACTACATCATCGGCGGCAAGACCAACTTCCCCGCCGACCGGGAGACCGCCGCCAAGTCCCTGGAGCGCTGGCCGGGCCTGCGCACCTCGATGCGGCTCAACCGCGCCTGCATGCGCCGGATCGCCCGCAGGCTGACCGAACTCGGGGCCCGTCAGTTCATGGACATCGGCACCGGGATACCCACCTCGCCCAACCTCCACGAGGTGGTCCAGGCCGAGGCCCCGGAGGCGAGGATCGCCTACGTGGACAACGATCCCATCGTCCTCGCCCACGCCCGCGCGCTGCTCAGCAGCACGCCGGAGGGCCGCACCGGCTACGTCCAGGCCGACATGCGGGACGTCGACGGCCTGCTCGCCGACCCCGTCCTCAACGGCATCCTGGACCTCGGGCGGCCGATCGCGCTGACCCTGATCGCCGTCCTCCAGTTCGTCGAGGACGCCCACGGCCTGGTGCGGGCGCTCACCGAGCGGCTGCCCTCCGGCAGCCACCTCGCGCTCACCATCCCCACCGGCGAACTCGCCGCGGAGTCCCGGGCGCTGGCCGAGGAGTACACCGCCAACGGCATCCCGATGTACCTCCGCAGCCGGGCCGAGGTCGAGGCGCTCTTCGAGGGCTTCGAGCTGCTCGGCCCCGGCATCGTCCCGATGACCCGCTGGGAGCCGGACCCCGGCGAGGAGCGGCTCCCCGACGACACCACCAACATGTACGCGGGGATGGGCGTCAAGCCGTAGCCGTGGCCGGGGGCGTAACCGCAACCGCCTCCGCCTCCGCGGGCGCGGCCCCGCGGCTCGGCTTCCACCGCAGGTGGATGGGCTGCCCGTCGGCGGAGGCGCGCAGCAGCGCCAGCCGCGGCGGGATCTTGTCGGTACGGGAGGACGGCGGCCGCCGGGACCCGGCGGCGAACTGCGCAGGCCACTCGGCGCCCTCCCCCCGGTACTCCTGCTCGGCCGCGGCCTGCAGGGTCCACTGCGGGTTGTAGAGGTGGGTGCGGCCGAGGGCGCACAGGTCGGCGCGGCCGGCCAGCAGGATCGAGTTGACGTCGTCGTAGGAGGAGATCGCGCCCACCGCGATCACCTTGACCCCGGCCGGGCGGGCGACGGTCTGCCGGATCCGGTCCGCGAACGGCGTCTGGTACGAGCGGCCGAAGGCGGGTCGCTCCTCCTTGGCGACCTGGCCGGTGGAGACGTCGATCGCCGCTGCCCCGTGTGCGACGAAGGCGCGGGCGATCTCCACCGCGTCCTCGGCGGTGTTGCCGTCCGGCATCCAGTCGGTGGCCGAGATGCGGACGGTCACCGGGACGCTGTCCGGCACCGCCGCGCGTACCGCGTCGAAGACCTCCAGCGGGAAGCGCAGCCGGTTGGCCGGCGAGCCGCCGTACTCGTCGGTGCGGTGGTTGGCGAGGGGGGAGAGGAAGGAGGAGAGGAGGTAGCCGTGGGCGGCATGGACCTCGATCAGGTCGAAGCCGGCCGCGACCCCCCGTTCGGCGGCCGCGACGAAGTCGGCGACCACCTTGTCCAGATCGGCCCGGTCGGCCTCGCGTGGGGTGTGGCAGCCCTCGCCGTAGGGGATCGCGGAGGGGCCGATGACCTCCCAGTTCCCGCTCTCCAGCGGCTGGTCGATGCCGTCCCACATCAGCCGGGTGGACCCCTTGCGGCCGGCGTGGCCGAGCTGGAGGCCGATCTTGGCGGTGGAGCGGGTGTGGACGAAGTCGGTGATCCGGCGGTAGGCGTCGCGCTGGTCGTCGTTCCACAGCCCGGTGCAGCCGGGGGTGATCCGGCCCTCCGGGGAGACGCAGACCATCTCGGTCATCACCAGCCCGGCGCCGCCCAGGGCCTTGGAGCCGAGGTGCACCAGGTGGAACTCGCCGGCCAGGCCGTCCTCGGCGGAGTACATGTCCATCGGGGAGACGAGGACGCGGTTCTTCAGCCGCAGCGGGCCGATCTCGACCGGCTGGAACATCGCCGGGACCGAACCCCGGGCGTCCGCCGCCGCCGTCCCGGCGAAGGCCCGCTGGACGCGTGCGGCGAACTCGGGGTCGCGCTCCTTGAGGTTCTCGAAGGTGATCCGCCGGGAGCGGGTCAGCAGGTTGAAGCAGAACAGCTCGGGGTCCTGCCCGGCGTACATCCCGATGTCCTCGAACCACTCCAGGGAGGCCTGGGCGGCCCGCTGGGTGGACTCCACCACCGGCTTGCGCTCGCTCTGATAGGCCGTCAGCGCCGCCTCCAGCGAAGGCTGTTCGTGCAGACAGGCGGCCAGCGCCAGGGCGTCCTCCATGGCCAGTTTGGTGCCGGAGCCGATGGAGAAGTGGGCGGTGTGGGCGGCGTCGCCGAGGAGCACCACATTGCCGTGGTGCCAGCTGCGGTTGCGCACGGTGGTGAAGTTCAGCCACTTGGAGTTGTTGCCGAGCACCCGGTGGCCGCGGAGTTCCCCGGCGAAGATCTCGGAGATCCGGGCGACGGCGTACTCGTCCGAGGCCCCGGGCGGGAAGGCGTCGCCCTCGGTGGCGTCGAAGCCGGCCCGCCGCCAGACCTCCTCGTGCATCTCCACGATGAAGGTGGAGCCGTGGTCGCCGTAGGGGTAGCCGTGGATCTGCATGGTGCCCCACTCCGTCTGCTTGACGAAGAACTGGAACGCCTCGAAGACCAGGTCGGTACCGAGCCAGATGTACTTGTTGCGGCGCCGGTCCAGGGAGGGCCCGAAGTGGTCCGCGTACCGCTCCCGGATCCGGGAGTTGAGCCCGTCCGCGGCGACCACCAGGTCGTATTCGGCGCGCAGCGCCTCCGGGTCGGGCGCCTCGGTGCGGAAGCGGACGTCGGCGCCGAGCTCGGCGGCCCGCCGCTGGAGGAGCTGGAGGAGCTCCTTGCGGCCCATCGCGGCGAAGCCCTGGCCGCCGACGGTGAAGGAGCGGCCGTCCAGCCCGATGTCGATGTCGGTCCAGCGGGCGAAGCGGGCGGCCATCTGCTCGTGGATCACGGTGTCGGCGTTCTCGATGCCGCCCAGGGTCTCGTCGGAGAAGACCACGCCGAAGCCGAAGGTGTCGTCGGGGGCGTTGCGCTCCCAGACGGTGATCCGGTGGCCCGGGTCGAGCTGCTTCATCAGCGCGGCGAAGTAGAGTCCGGCGGGGCCGCCGCCGGCGATAGCGATCTTCAACGCTGTTCCTCCTCGATGATCCGCCGCAGGATGTAGTGCTGCAGCTTCCCGCTGGGGTTGTGCGGGAGCGACGCCCGGAACCTGATCTCGCGGGGGTACTTGTACGGCGCCAACTGCCGTTTCACATGCTCCTGGAGCTCTCGTGCGGTGCCCTCGTCCGCGGTCGCGCCCTCGCGGAGCACCACGAACGCGCAGACGATCGAGCCGCGTTCGGGATCCGGCTTGGCCACGACCGCGGACTCCAGCACGTCCGGGTGGGTGTCCAGGGCCGCCTCCACCTCCGGTCCGCCGATGTTGTAGCCGGAGGAGACGATCATGTTGTCGGTGCGGGCGCGGTAGGTGAAGTAGCCGTCCTCGTCCCGGACGAAGGTGTCGCCGGTGACGTTCCAGCCGTTCACCACGTACGCCGACTGCCGGTGGTCGTCCAGGTAGCGGCAGCCGACCGGGCCGATCACGGCCAGCCTGCCCTCGGCGCCCGGCGGCAGTTCGTTGCCGTCGGCGTCCAGCACGGTGGCCCGGTAGCCGGGCACCGGGCGGCCGGTCGTGCCGGGGCGGATGTCCTCGCCGGCCGCGGAGATGAAGATGTGGAGCATCTCGGTGGCGCCGATCCCGTCGATGATCCGCAGCCCGATCTCGGACTCGATCCGCTGCCAGACCTCCTGCGGGATGTGCTCGCCCGCGCTCACCGCCGTCCGCAGCCCGCGCAGCCGGCCGATCAGGCCCGCCTTGAGGATCTGCCGGTAGGCGGTGGGCGCCGTGGAGAGCACCGTGACGCCGAACTCCTCGACCAGGTCGGCGAGTCGGGCCGGGGTGGCGCTCTCGGTCAGGAACATGCAGGCGCCGGCCCGGAGCGGGAAGACCACCAGCATGCCGAGGCCGAAGGTGAACCCGAACGGCGCGGTGCCGGCCACCAGGTCGTCGGGTCGCAGCCGGAGGACGTGGCGGCCGAAGGTGTCGTCGATGGCCAGCAGGTCGCGGTGGAAGTGGATGGTGATCTTCGGGGTTCCGGTGGAGCCCGATGTCGGCCCGAAGAGCGCGATGTCGTCGGCCGCGGTGTCCACGTTGGCGAACTCGCCGGGCTTCGCCGCGCAGAGCGCCAGCAGGTCGTCCGCGGCCTCGCCGCCGAAGGCGACCAGCCGCAGCCCCGGCGCCGCGCTGTCCCGCAGCTCGGCCACCTCCGCGGTGAACCGGTGGTCGACCAGCGCGAGCGCCACCTCGCACTTGGCCACCACCGGTGCCAGATCGCGCACCCGCAGTGCGGCGAGGGTGGTCACCGCGATCCCGCCGGCCTTCAGGATGCCCAGCCAGCAGGCCACCGCCCAGGGGTTGTTGGGCGCGCGCAGCAGTACCCGGTTGCCGGGCACCAGACCCAGGTCCTCGACCAGCACCCGGGCCACCTGGTTGGCCCGCTGCCGCAGCTCGCCGTAGGTCCACAGCTCGCCGGTGTCGGTGCGGATCGCCGGCCGGTCGGGGCCGTGGGCGGCCACCGCGGCGTCGATCAACTCCCCGGCCGCATTGAGGCGTTCGGGACGTCCGCGGAGCGCCTCGGTGTCGAACTCCAGACGCGGCCACTGCGCGGACGGGGGCAGCCGGTCGCGGCCGAAGGTGTCCGGGTAGGCGGTGGGGGAGAGCCGCACAGCTGCGGCCGGTGCCGCCGGGGCCCCCGGGGCCGCGGGCGGCGTCGGGGGCAGCGGTCGGGTCGGTGGCGTGGGTGGCATCGGGGACCTTCCAGTGCGGTCAGGAGGCGCCGTGCGGACGGGAGTCGCGGAGCATGCCCTCTTGGACGACGGTGGCCAGGTGGACACCGTCCCGGGTGAAGAACCTCCCCTGCCCGACCCCCCGCCCGGCGGCGGCGTGGCCGGCCTCCTGGGCGTAGAGCAGCCAGTCGTCCAGGACGCCCTCGTCCGGCACGCGGTGGAACCACATCGCGTGGTCCAGGCTCGCGGTCACCAGCCCGGGCCTGGCCCACGGCAGGCCGAGGACCCGCAGCACCGGTTCGAGGATGGTGTAGTCGCAGACGTACGCCAGGGCGGCCAGGTCGCGCTGCGCCCGGTCCAGGCCCTCCACGGGCCGCAGGGCGTCGAACGGCCGCACCCAGATCGCCTGGTGGGGCGTGCGCTCCCCGTCGACGGTGAGGTAGACCGGCCCGGGGACGTGCCGCATGTCGAAGCTGCGGCCGTGGCCCCAGTACTCCTTGGACTGCCCGGTCATCGTCCCGCCGGAGCGTTCCGCCAGGTACGCGGCCGAGGAGGGCAGGGTCTCCGGGGCCGGCGCCTCCGGAGCCGCCGGGAGGTACTCCCCGCCCGGCTCGCCGGCCGCGAAGGAGGCCAGTGCGACATAGACCGGCTTGCCGTTCTGGAAGCCGCGGACCTGGCGGGTGCTGTAGCCCCGGCCGTCGCGCAGCAGCTCGACCTCGTAGCGGACGGCCGCGCCGATCTCGGCCGGGCGCATGAAGTAGGAGTGCATCGAGTGGAGCGACTTGCCCTCCGGGGCGCTGCGCATCGCGGCCGCCGCCGCCCCCGCGACCAGGTCGCCGCCGTACGCCTTGGGCCACGGGCAGGGCTGGGTGACGGCGCTGAAGGCGAGGTCGAAGTGCTCGGCCTCGGTCTCCTTGAGGGTGACCGCCTCGGTGAAGACCGCCGACGTGCCGGCCCGCCCGCCGCCGGCGCCGCCTCCGTCTCCCTCGGCGCCGCCTCCGCCGCTCATGCCCGGTCCGTCGCTCATGCCCGGTCCGCCCAGTCCCGCAGGGCCGCGTCGGCCACGTCCGCGAGGTTGACCACGATGTTCTCCGGGGTGCGGGTGGTCATCCAGGTCAGCGGGCGGTTGCGGTCCAGGTTGCACTCGATGTGCGGCATGTACGGCGGGACGAAGACCCAGTCCCCCTCCGCCATGTCGATGTAGTCCAGGTACTTCTCGCCGAAGTAGATCCGGGCCCGCCCGGAGAGGACGTAGCCGCCGGTCTCGGCCTCGCCGTGGTGGTGCGGTACGGAGCGGTAGCTGGGGTCGTTGCTGACCTTGCCGAACCAGATCCGGGTGGCCGGGGTGTGCTGCGGGCTGACCCCGGCGATCCGGGAGGCCCCCTCGGACTGGCCGGTGCGCGCGGACTCCAGCCCGCCCCTGGTGACCACCGGCACCACCAGCCCGCTCTCGTTCGCGTACATCGAGTTGTCCCCGACGGTGTGGACCTGGTTGAGGTCTCCCTCGGTGGGTTGCATGAGCGACTCCTAGCGTGCGAGCTCGTCGGTGTGGACGATCCGGTTGCGCAGTACGCCGATGCCGGGGATCTCGGTCTCCAGCAGGGCGCCGTCGGCGAGGTGGGCCGGCGGGGTCATACCCGCTCCGACCCCGCCGGGAGTCCCGGTGAGCACCAGGTCACCGGGGCGGAGCAGGGTGAACGTGGAGATGTAGGAGAGCAGTTCGGCGGTGTCGAAGACCAGCGTGCGGGTGTTCCCGCGCTGGCGCTCCACCCCGTCGACCCGGCAGATCACCTCGACCCCGGCCGCCGGATCCAGCGCGTCCGCGCTCACCACGACCGGGCCGACGGGGGTGGTGCGGTCCCAGGCCTTCCCCTGGAACCACTGCAGGGTGCGGCGCTGCCAGTCCCGCACCGAGACGTCGTTGGCGACGGTGTAGCCCCAGACCGCGGCGGCGGCCTCGGCGCGGCCGGCGCCGCGCAGCTCCCGACCCACCACGACGGCCAGCTCCGCCTCCCAGTCCGGCCGGAGGCCGGCCGGCAACCGGATCTCGTCCGCGGGACCGGTGAGGGTGTCCGCGTACTTGGCGAAGAGGGTGGGGTGGGTCGGCAGCTCCCGGCCGGTCTCGCGGATGTGGTCGGCGTAGTTGAGGCCGCAGCAGACCACCTTGCCGGGGGCGGGCAGCGGCAGCACCGGCACGGCGTCCGCAGCCGCCAGCGCCTCGGCCGCCGACTCCCCGGCCGGGGTGGAGGCGCCGCCGTCGCGGAGAAAGGCCGACAGGTCGGGGGCGGGCAGCCGGCGCCAGACCCCGTCCGAGTCCAGGTCGACCGCGGCGGTGGTGCCGCCGTCGGCCTCGCGCAGTGTCGCGAACCTCATCCTCGGGCTCTCCTCCTCGGCCGGCACGGGCTTGCCATGTGTCGTTTTTTTCATGGCCGTCATATAAAGTCAATAGCCGATTCGATCGTACGGAGGCCCTGATGAACCCGATCCCCGTGAACCCGGACACGCTGCCCGCCCCCAGCGGCTACTCGCACGGGACGCTGAGCGGAAACACCCTCCACCTCGGCGGGCAGACGGCGCTGGACAAGGACATGCGGATCGTCCCGGGCGGGATCGTCGAGCAGTTCCGGCAGGCCTTCGGCAATCTGCTGACCACCCTCGCGGCGGCCGGCGGCCGGCCCGAGGACCTGGTCAGCATCACCCTCTACCTCACCGACATCCCCGACTACCAGGCGCACGGCAGGGAGATCGGACGGGTCTGGCGGGAGCTGGCCGGGCCGGTCTACCCGGCGATGGCCGGGATCGGCTGCACCGCGCTCTGGCAGCCCGAGGCGCTGATCGAGATCCTGGGCGTGGCGGTCATCCCGGAGGAGCGGATCGTCCGCCCGGCCTGAGCCGGGCGGCGGCCGGGCCGCCCGGGGCGACGGCGCCGGCACCCGGGCGGGGCGACGGCGCGGGCAGGGGCGGCCGGCCGGGTCAGCCGGCCTCGATCACCGAGCGGGCGAAGCGGTGGGCGGGTTCGGCGAGGCGCTCCCGCAGCTCGTCGAAGAGCGCCGCGGCGCGGGTGCCGGGCCAGTCCTCGGGCAGCAGTTCCGGCGGCAGTCCGGGGTCCAGGAACGGCAGCCGCCGCCAGGCGGTCAGCGCCCGCAGGTACTCGGCGAAGGACTCGGCGTCGGTGCGGCCGTCCCGCCGGCGCTCGAGCACCGCGCCGAAGGCCCCGACGAACTCCTCGTAGAGGCCCCGCAGTCCGTCCAGGTCCCACCAGCTGCCGACCAGCTGGGCCACCTCGCCGAAGGCCAGGTGCCGGGCCTCGAAGAGATCGACGTAGCCGGTCAGCCCGTAGCGGTCGAGGACCTCGCGGGTCTCCTGGTACAGGTGCCGGGGGGCGATCCACACCCCGGGCGCGGCCGTGCCGAAGCCCAGCCAGCTCAGCCGCGAGCGCAGGACGTGGCGCTGCTGCCGCTCGGACTCGGGGACGCTGAAGACGGCCAGCAGCCAGCCGTCCTCGACCTCGGCGCGGGAGCGCCCGAAGATCCGCTGGTCGCCCTCGTCCAGGACGCCGCGGCCCTCGGCGGAGAGCTCGTATCCGGCGGAGCCGGAGACCCGGCGGGCCTCCAGCAGTCCGCGGCGCTTCAGCCGGGAGACCGCCGAGCGGGTCGCCGGGGCGTCCACCCCGAGTTCGGCCATCAGCCGGATCAGCGCCGATACGCTCACCCAGCCGCCGACCTCGCGGGCGTACAGCCCGTACAGCGTGACGATGAGGCTCCGGGGCTGCGGGCCGCGGCCCCCGGCTCCCTCATCCGCGTCGGCCGAGATCGTCATCCGCACACGATATCCCGCCCCGGCCGGGCGTGATCATCACCTAGTGCTTGGGGGCGAAGGTGAACATCAGCAGGATCAGCGCCACCAGCAGGTGGAGGGCGAAGATGTAGATGAACACCCGGGCGGCCACCCGCCGCTCGGTACGGGTGCTGCCGTCGTCGGCCGCGCCGGCGGAGGAGGGGCGGGGGTGGGAGGGGGCGGTCATCGGTGTCCTCCGATGCACAGGTCGGCGGTTGAGCTCTGGAGCAGGGTGTGGACGAAGAGGAGGTCGGTCCCCGCACTGGTGGCGGCGGCCAGCCGGTGCGGCCGCATCGAGTCGAAGTGTGCGGAGTCGCCCGGATCGAGCCGGTACTCCTCGTCGTCGAGGGCCAGCCGCAGCCGGCCGTCCAGGACGTACAGCCACTCCTCGCCGGGATGGACGCGGACCACGTGGTCCTGCACCTCCGGGGGGATGTGGACGCGCAGCGGCTGCATGGCGCGCCCGGGCAGTCCGGCCGCGCGGTAGATCCAGCCGCCGGCCCGGCCGGTCACGTCCGCGGCCGCCGCGGCGGCGCGGATCACCGGCTCGTCGGCCGGTTCGCCCTCCCCGAGGAGGGCCGAGACCGGCTTGCCGTAGGCTCTGGAAAGGCCCAGGAGTACGGGCAGGGACGGCTGGCGCCGGCCGGTCTCCAGCCGCGACAGGTGGGCGGGGGACAGGCCCACGCGGGCGGCCGCGGACTCCAGGCCGAGGCCCGCGGAGCGGCGCAGTTCGCGGAGCCGGGCGCCTAGCCCGGGCAGGGCCTCCGCGGGGAGCCCTGCATCCGGCTGCGGGGTGGACGCATCGAGCATGCCTCCAGTGGACCGCTGCTTCGCCTCAGAGGCAAACGTTTTGCCTCTGAGGCAAAAAGCCCGCTCAGGCGAGCGCCAGAAAGAGCTTCTCCAGCTCCTCCTCGGTCATCGGCGCGGTCCGCGCGCCCTCCTCGCCCTCGGCGGCGGTCATGCACTGCCGCATCCCGCTGGCCACGATCTTGAATCCGGCGCGGTCCAGCGCCCGGGAGACCGCTGCGAGCTGGGTGACCACGTCCTTGCAGTCCCGGCCCGCCTCGATCATCGC
This DNA window, taken from Phaeacidiphilus oryzae TH49, encodes the following:
- a CDS encoding alpha/beta hydrolase family protein; its protein translation is MDDRVASALANWAPRFTTNGVTVSDFERVTRDLRNWSDWCAAWCEAAAEHERLGREALAAGHALTAGQHLSRAAVYYHFAKFLFVQDPDQLRAAHRRAVACRNDALPYLDPPGRRVEIPFEGGRMAGILRLPRGAGGEGPHHGAVLLLSGLDSAKEEQHLVEQAFLERGVATFSVDGPGQGEAEYDLPIRADWSAPGTAMLDALAAQPGVDPRRLAVWGVSLGGYYAPRVAAAAGRRIRACVALAGPFNLGECWEGLPPLTQDAFRVRSRSGSAKEARDLALGLDLAGHAERITAPLLVVFGRQDRLFPWQQAQRLADSAPHGELLMLERGNHGCANVAPWHRPYTADWVAERLNADG
- a CDS encoding MarR family winged helix-turn-helix transcriptional regulator, with the protein product MRLVHLLRAVTVEFDLRGAEFAARNGLHPTDLRALIFLMDAGRAGTVATPGRLGAALRLNSAGVTALLDRLERLGLVSRTRDRADRRRVLLSVEERAEELGWSFFGPLIGGLVDAAAEFTPAELETVERYLTAAREAAARH
- a CDS encoding alpha/beta fold hydrolase, translating into MAAAPGAPDFFTAYEALLARWPAGTRELDVPTPYGSTRVHAYGPESAPPLLLLHGGGATGGVWYRNARALGERYRVLAVDVLGDAGRSVRSGRPLRRTPDLMGWLDALLDGLELSGAHLLGHSYGGWIALNYALHAPRRVNRLVLLDPTQCFAGYRPAFLLRSLPALLRPSTARALALVDHETAETAGTETAGTETTGTQPDPDARRVYALAAAGFPDRRLVVGRRPDPSRLSVPLLVLLAGRSGVHDVAKVTARARAAVPDAEIETLPGLAHFSLPTALPDRAHRRIADFLGGVRAGDGDHVPVAE
- a CDS encoding SAM-dependent methyltransferase, giving the protein MAETPRWMLPADHQRSLQAEQAVPAPPVDLRTDQPHSARVYDYIIGGKTNFPADRETAAKSLERWPGLRTSMRLNRACMRRIARRLTELGARQFMDIGTGIPTSPNLHEVVQAEAPEARIAYVDNDPIVLAHARALLSSTPEGRTGYVQADMRDVDGLLADPVLNGILDLGRPIALTLIAVLQFVEDAHGLVRALTERLPSGSHLALTIPTGELAAESRALAEEYTANGIPMYLRSRAEVEALFEGFELLGPGIVPMTRWEPDPGEERLPDDTTNMYAGMGVKP
- a CDS encoding bifunctional salicylyl-CoA 5-hydroxylase/oxidoreductase — protein: MKIAIAGGGPAGLYFAALMKQLDPGHRITVWERNAPDDTFGFGVVFSDETLGGIENADTVIHEQMAARFARWTDIDIGLDGRSFTVGGQGFAAMGRKELLQLLQRRAAELGADVRFRTEAPDPEALRAEYDLVVAADGLNSRIRERYADHFGPSLDRRRNKYIWLGTDLVFEAFQFFVKQTEWGTMQIHGYPYGDHGSTFIVEMHEEVWRRAGFDATEGDAFPPGASDEYAVARISEIFAGELRGHRVLGNNSKWLNFTTVRNRSWHHGNVVLLGDAAHTAHFSIGSGTKLAMEDALALAACLHEQPSLEAALTAYQSERKPVVESTQRAAQASLEWFEDIGMYAGQDPELFCFNLLTRSRRITFENLKERDPEFAARVQRAFAGTAAADARGSVPAMFQPVEIGPLRLKNRVLVSPMDMYSAEDGLAGEFHLVHLGSKALGGAGLVMTEMVCVSPEGRITPGCTGLWNDDQRDAYRRITDFVHTRSTAKIGLQLGHAGRKGSTRLMWDGIDQPLESGNWEVIGPSAIPYGEGCHTPREADRADLDKVVADFVAAAERGVAAGFDLIEVHAAHGYLLSSFLSPLANHRTDEYGGSPANRLRFPLEVFDAVRAAVPDSVPVTVRISATDWMPDGNTAEDAVEIARAFVAHGAAAIDVSTGQVAKEERPAFGRSYQTPFADRIRQTVARPAGVKVIAVGAISSYDDVNSILLAGRADLCALGRTHLYNPQWTLQAAAEQEYRGEGAEWPAQFAAGSRRPPSSRTDKIPPRLALLRASADGQPIHLRWKPSRGAAPAEAEAVAVTPPATATA
- a CDS encoding AMP-binding protein, with the protein product MRLSPTAYPDTFGRDRLPPSAQWPRLEFDTEALRGRPERLNAAGELIDAAVAAHGPDRPAIRTDTGELWTYGELRQRANQVARVLVEDLGLVPGNRVLLRAPNNPWAVACWLGILKAGGIAVTTLAALRVRDLAPVVAKCEVALALVDHRFTAEVAELRDSAAPGLRLVAFGGEAADDLLALCAAKPGEFANVDTAADDIALFGPTSGSTGTPKITIHFHRDLLAIDDTFGRHVLRLRPDDLVAGTAPFGFTFGLGMLVVFPLRAGACMFLTESATPARLADLVEEFGVTVLSTAPTAYRQILKAGLIGRLRGLRTAVSAGEHIPQEVWQRIESEIGLRIIDGIGATEMLHIFISAAGEDIRPGTTGRPVPGYRATVLDADGNELPPGAEGRLAVIGPVGCRYLDDHRQSAYVVNGWNVTGDTFVRDEDGYFTYRARTDNMIVSSGYNIGGPEVEAALDTHPDVLESAVVAKPDPERGSIVCAFVVLREGATADEGTARELQEHVKRQLAPYKYPREIRFRASLPHNPSGKLQHYILRRIIEEEQR
- a CDS encoding acyl-CoA thioesterase; protein product: MSGGGGAEGDGGGAGGGRAGTSAVFTEAVTLKETEAEHFDLAFSAVTQPCPWPKAYGGDLVAGAAAAAMRSAPEGKSLHSMHSYFMRPAEIGAAVRYEVELLRDGRGYSTRQVRGFQNGKPVYVALASFAAGEPGGEYLPAAPEAPAPETLPSSAAYLAERSGGTMTGQSKEYWGHGRSFDMRHVPGPVYLTVDGERTPHQAIWVRPFDALRPVEGLDRAQRDLAALAYVCDYTILEPVLRVLGLPWARPGLVTASLDHAMWFHRVPDEGVLDDWLLYAQEAGHAAAGRGVGQGRFFTRDGVHLATVVQEGMLRDSRPHGAS
- a CDS encoding cupin domain-containing protein: MQPTEGDLNQVHTVGDNSMYANESGLVVPVVTRGGLESARTGQSEGASRIAGVSPQHTPATRIWFGKVSNDPSYRSVPHHHGEAETGGYVLSGRARIYFGEKYLDYIDMAEGDWVFVPPYMPHIECNLDRNRPLTWMTTRTPENIVVNLADVADAALRDWADRA